From the Brachyspira suanatina genome, the window CTATAAGGAGCCGATGTCAGCAATATACTTTTAAATCTCTTGGTATAGATGATTTAGAGAAGATATTAAAAGGCATACTTGATAAAGAAAATATTAAATATGATGAAGAAGCAATTTTCTTAATAGCTAAGCAGGCCAGAGGTTCTGTACGCGATAGTGAAACTATACTTGAAAAAATGATAGCTTACACTACAGATAAAAAGTATATAACTAGTGCAGATGTTAATGCTGTTGTAGGCGGAAATAATTTTTCTTTTGTCAAAGAGTTTTTTGATATCATGATTTCAGGCGACAAAAGAAAATATTTTGAATTTGTGAAGAAATTATTTGAGGAGTCTGTAGATCCTAGAACATTCATAAACAGTATAATCGAGTATATACGTGTTGTGCTTATGATAAAAAGCGGTATTGATGATATAAAGTTATTAGAGATAACTGAAAACGAGAGAGATGATTTAAAAGTTTTTGCTAATCATTACAGCGATGATGAGATAGAGAGAATACTTGATTATATATTATCAACTGAAGAGCGTATAAGAAGTGCTTCTAATACTAGAACTATATTTGAAATGCGTATGCTATTGCTTCTTAATACTGACAATTTGATTCGTCCTGTAGATATAATATCTTCAAATATGCAGACCATTTCTGTTAATGAAGATTATGGATTTGAAAGTGTAAGCAGCAGCAATAATTCTGCTGTTAATAATTCTTCAGCAGTAAATCAGCCTAAACCTCAATATGATGTTCCTTTGAATCCAAACGATAAGAGAAGAATATTCTATAATAAAATACTTTCATTTATAGAGTCAGAAAGCCCTACTATATATTCTTTATTATCTCAAGGAAACCCTATAGAAAGTAAAGGTGCTGTTTTAATAGTGGCATTACCTGATCATATATATGATATGACTCAAACAGATAAACGTATAAATGATTTGGTAGCAAAAGCTATACCCCATTTCACTAAAAATAAAGATGTGGCTATACAATTTCAGAAGGCAGTTGAAGGAAACATGATAGATAAATTAAAGAGCAAATTGCAGGCTACAGAGGTAGATGAAAGTTCTTTATAATTTTTTATAGAATTATAGTTTTTGTATATATCTAAATAATTATATGAACAATAGTACAATAATATACATACTACAGTTTAATATTTAAAAAATTGTATTGAATATAGTGTAATACGATAATTTTTAGTCTACATTTAGGTTATATCCTATATTTAATAAGTATTTTTCAAATATAAAGTCTAGCAATTGCGTTTTCGTAAAGAGTGCTTTTGGCAGGCTAAGGGCTATATTTTAGATTAAATTAATAAATTATCTTACATGTAATATGATTTTAGTATGATTTACTACTAATTCTATCCTTGCACTTTTTGGTTCTTTTTGCGGCGGGAAAAAGAACAATAAAAAATTTGATAAAGTTAAAAATTTTTCACTATATACCTAAACAATTACATTTTGTCAATTTTTGATTTTTGATGAATGTAATTTTATTTATTAATAGAATAAAATATTATTAAGTTTTCTTTAAAATATAAGATAAAAACTATATTATGACTAAAAATGCAGTCTTTTTGGTTCTCGCCGTAGGCGTACTTCATATGTGTCAATACCACAGGCACTCCCTGCGGTCGCAAAAGAACTGGAGTTCGGGGGGTGACCCCTGAAAATAATAGCAATATAAAAACTAATTTTTACAAACTTAAAAATTTTCAGTATATATTGTATAATAACAAGTAATCAGCCGCACGTATAGCTGGCATTTGATAAGTTGAAACGAAGGTGCCTGCGAAGCATACCTACGGTAACAGCTCGCGGTTGACAAACTTAGATTTTTTCAGTATAGTATAAAACTTATAAAATTCAAAAGGCTATTAATAAATATGAAAAAGCAACAAAATGAAGAAGCTGTTAGGCTTGTAAAAGTTATATTAGAATCCGGTTTTGCAAGCAGGAGAAACTGCGAGAAGGCTATAATGTCAGGAAGGGTAAGGGTGAATAATCAGGTTATACTCGATCCTGCTTATAGAGTTAAAGAAGACGATTCTGTTTCTATTGATAGAGAATTAATAAAAAGACAGACTAAAAGGTATATGGCATTATATAAACCTATTGGGGTTGTAAGCACTACGAAATATTTACCTGGAAGAAGAATAATAACAGAATTTTTTAAGGGCATCAAAGAAAGACTTTTTTATGCAGGAAGGCTTGACTCAGAATCAAGAGGTATAATGATAATAACAAATGACGGAGAGTTTGCTAATATCATTACTCACCCTTCATACGAAATTTTAAAAGTTTATGATGTTACTGTTAATGGCAAGATAGATTCTGAAGCTCTTTTAAATGCAAGCAAAGGTATTACAATTAAAAATGTTTCATATTCGCCTTTTAAATTTAAAATCTTATCAAAGGGCAGAATACAAAGCAAAATACGCTTGACTATAAATGAAGGAAAAAACAGAGAGATAAGAAAAATCTTTGATCATCTTGGTTACAAAGTTATAGATTTGGAGAGAATTTCCGTAGGCTGTGTAAGCAAATATGATGAAGTTTCAGGAACTTTAGAGGCTGGTCATATAAGAGATTTAACTAAAAAAGAGATAGATTTCTTTTTCAAGCAAAAAGATAAAAAATTGAAAGATATTGAAAGTATATTTGAAAATATTCCTGATGATATAGAAGATGAAAATTATGAAGATGGTATTTTAAATAGCAGTAATAATGATAAAGAAGAAAATAAAAAAGTACATGATAGATCCAAATGGGCCAAAGCTAAGCCTAAGAAAAAAAGATTAATTACAAAAAAGTCTTCTACATTTAAAGGAAAAATGCAGAAGAAAAATAGTAAGTCTGAATTTTCTGAAAATAGAAAAGATAAAAAATTAACAGGCAAAAAAAATAATAAATCAATTAATAAAAAAAGTACTAGGAAAGCAGATTTTAAATCTAATAAACGCTAGGGCGGGGATGCTTTTTCTAAGTTATATTTCAAAACAAATAAAATTTTTAATGCAGATATGGCTTTAAATATAAAAGGGCGGGGTATGTAAATTAAGTTTTAAAATTTAATTACATTTGCCCACCCTCTAAGCTTTTTAATTTATTCTGTCATTTTTGAATTATTTTTCTTTTTAGTTTTTATCAGTTATTTTTGCTGCCCACCCAAGAGTTTTTTAAATTTGTTGTTTATATACCGCACGCAGAGCTAAGCTATAAGTATATGCTGATTAATAATAACATGTTAACTATATAAAAAAATCCGACTCACCGTGCGTGAAGCAGATTAAAAATCTAATTAAATTTTGGGCGTGTATGCTTTTTCTAAATTATATTTAAAAACAAATAAAATTTTTAATTCAAAAATAGATTTTAAATCTAAATGGCGGGATTTAAAAGATTTACAATATCTTTAATTTTTTTAAATTATTTATCTCTTTAGGTATGCTTTTTAATTTATTTGAATCAATAATGAGTTCTTCTAGATTTTCTAAATTTTTTATTTTGCTATCTATCTTTTTTATTTTATTGGAGGATACATCAAGAAATTCAATATTATATAATTTGAATATACCGTCAGGAAGATAAGATATATTGCAGCTGCTTATGTCTAGTTCTTTTAGGTTTATAAGCTTTCTATATCATTATCAATTTTATCAATATAATTATTAGATATATTCAAATACTCAAGCATTTCTAAATCAAATATTTCTTTAGGAATAACTTTTATATTATTAGCAGATATATCAAGTACTTTCAATTTTTTTAAGTTTTTTATTTGTTTTGGTATTTTTTCTATGTAGTTGA encodes:
- the dnaX gene encoding DNA polymerase III subunit gamma/tau, producing MAENYKVIARKYRPQTFEEVIGQEHITKTISKSIAQKKIAHAYLFSGAHGVGKTSLARIIAKALNCVNGPTDKPCGVCPSCTQIENGTPLDVIEIDGASNRGIENIRTIIENVRISPVAGKYKVYIIDEVHQITNEAFNALLKTLEEPPAHVVFILATTEAERVLPTIRSRCQQYTFKSLGIDDLEKILKGILDKENIKYDEEAIFLIAKQARGSVRDSETILEKMIAYTTDKKYITSADVNAVVGGNNFSFVKEFFDIMISGDKRKYFEFVKKLFEESVDPRTFINSIIEYIRVVLMIKSGIDDIKLLEITENERDDLKVFANHYSDDEIERILDYILSTEERIRSASNTRTIFEMRMLLLLNTDNLIRPVDIISSNMQTISVNEDYGFESVSSSNNSAVNNSSAVNQPKPQYDVPLNPNDKRRIFYNKILSFIESESPTIYSLLSQGNPIESKGAVLIVALPDHIYDMTQTDKRINDLVAKAIPHFTKNKDVAIQFQKAVEGNMIDKLKSKLQATEVDESSL
- a CDS encoding pseudouridine synthase, with product MKKQQNEEAVRLVKVILESGFASRRNCEKAIMSGRVRVNNQVILDPAYRVKEDDSVSIDRELIKRQTKRYMALYKPIGVVSTTKYLPGRRIITEFFKGIKERLFYAGRLDSESRGIMIITNDGEFANIITHPSYEILKVYDVTVNGKIDSEALLNASKGITIKNVSYSPFKFKILSKGRIQSKIRLTINEGKNREIRKIFDHLGYKVIDLERISVGCVSKYDEVSGTLEAGHIRDLTKKEIDFFFKQKDKKLKDIESIFENIPDDIEDENYEDGILNSSNNDKEENKKVHDRSKWAKAKPKKKRLITKKSSTFKGKMQKKNSKSEFSENRKDKKLTGKKNNKSINKKSTRKADFKSNKR
- a CDS encoding leucine-rich repeat domain-containing protein; translated protein: MNLKELDISSCNISYLPDGIFKLYNIEFLDVSSNKIKKIDSKIKNLENLEELIIDSNKLKSIPKEINNLKKLKIL
- a CDS encoding leucine-rich repeat domain-containing protein → MTDNDFHKLIKWAENNQAYNISSMTKKQIISAKELNLSTLDINRIPIEIFKLTNIEKLYLSFNYIEKIPKQIKNLKKLKVLDISANNIKVIPKEIFDLEMLEYLNISNNYIDKIDNDIESL